From the genome of Astyanax mexicanus isolate ESR-SI-001 chromosome 3, AstMex3_surface, whole genome shotgun sequence:
TGGTTGACTGTGCTTTtatgcgtttgtgtgtgtttaaggcaTTTCGTGTGGCAGAGGATCATCTGGGGATTCCAGCTCTTCTGGATGCGGAGGACATGGTGGCGCTGCCGGTTCCAGACCGGCTCAGCATTCTCACCTACGTCTCCCAGTACTACAACTACTTCAGTGGGCGCTCACCCAGTAAGATGATAGCACTGTTAATGATGAATAATTAATCCTGATCTTATATCATGGCTGTTGCACGCATGCAAGCATTTGACACATGTAGCAGCTGCTGAATTACGCAGGTCTGTCCTTTACAGCTTCTGCAAGTTGAATTACACAAACActggaattattatttttacgcCATTTAAAACTCCTTATGTTATAGATATACTGTGGacccaccttaaattcagtgttttttcattattaaaaattaaagtgttctgcattgtagatttaatactaaagtcatccaaactatgcagTAAAAAAATGGaattgtgttaaacaaaccaaaatatgtttttattttacattattgctTAGATAAACacctttgcacatcttggctggattttctcagtcagctttatgaggtagaatcacctggaattcaggctttcagttaacagctgtgctgaactcatcaagagttaattacttgaatttcttgtctcataataaagtgtttgagagcatcagttaaagtaaagtagtgaagaggtagagttacaggtatacagtgaatagtgaatatttgagtaatgttctaatccagattatgagaagcacaaactacttaactaagtaaagaaataatactttaagaaaacaagaactttgaaagtatccttaagtgcagttgcaaagactatcagaaacgctatgatgaaactggcactcatcagaagcgacccaggagaggaagagcaagagtaccTTCGTTGCACAGGAGAAGTTTATCAGAGCTACCAGCCTCAAAaattgcaagttaacagctccccagatacgagcacctaaatgcttcacagagtattttggtttgtttaagttacttttaaattactacttgattcattatgtgttcctttatagacCTTCATTTTACGCTGATATGTGTTTCTTCCCACTACGACATTTAACTTCTTAATGGAGAAAGTAAAAGCTTGTAATGATTAGCTGCCATAAGAACAAATGAGTGTGTTCCCATgtgtttatcagtcactacctgtgttagtggttagcattgttagctgcAGCTGAGCAGTATTTACATGTATTTCCACTTATAGTGTTGCAGCAATATGCAGTGcctattttagttttttgtcaATGAATGTATACctataattaacataattaaataatcaGAATACATGAACTGATTTAGAGTATCTAAATTCGGTTATTCCAACTTTCCCCTTAAATATCAAAAAGCATCTATTTAAAGCCCTTTAATGCTCTGTCTTCTTACTCTAGTATAAGATAATTGTGTTGCATGCTGATGGTGTTATATTCCTCTTCAGCAGGAGGAGTGGGAGGTGTTAAAAGGCCAGCAGAGGGCTCGAAGGAGGAGCCATCAGAGAAGAAGAATCTCCCAGTGGTTGCCAAAACCTTTAACCCACAAGCACTTCCCGAGAACCGGCCACCATCTTCCTCTGCCTCCTCTAAAGCTCCCAGAGAACTACATCGTCCAGCTATCCTCATTCAGAACAGCAGCAGCTCTGAGAAACACACCTCCACCCCCCTGACCCAGAAACCTGCTGTAGAGAACAGACCAGCATCCACCCACATCCAGAAACACTCTGCACCCAGTGTCTCACCCTCCAGAATCAGAGTGTCTCCTAAACCAGACCGAGCCTCTGAGAAGGTACGGCTCTTATCCTTTACAGCAGGGGTCGGTAAtaggcccgcaagcatgaaacatctggctcgtgaggttgtttatactgtaatgaatgcttctctggtgagcttttgtttacatgcctcccctttctctctctctgttgcgctcgacATGACTtaagtttccacccgttctcatttttctgctcgttcttgggctccctatctccttataagggcttttttttCCTGGCTggatcccaattcactagccggggcagtggtagtgtattggactgcgaccctgatgTCAAGGATCCGTGTGGGGCAGTGATCACTGAAATACAGTTATATGTTTTATGACTAATCATGGGTGATTTAAAAGTAATGCACAAACTTCAGTTAAATCAAAGCCAATATTTATTAATGTCTTGTTTTAACAGGGCAGTACATCACAGTATTCTTTGTGGGTTTTAGCCTCTAAATATGCACAACACCAATCCCccactcccatttccacaccctggtttgccaggtatagaacacaacagcatgcaaacattgTTCCGTAGTCATGGAAACGGGTGAGCTGGCAATttctctgctgaacaggtaatcactgagcttcactaAGGTTGCTAAACATAGCTGACTGATTTACCACCGCCACTAGCTTAGTAGACACGGATATTTTGGACAAAGAAACGTACTTGTGTatctcaaaacatttaaaaaatattgaaaagtaactttttatatcagtaattcagttcaaaatgtgaaactcatatagatgtattaaacacagagtgatcgattttaagcgtttatttcttttattgttgatgattatggcttacagccaatgaaaacccaaaaatcagtgtctcaaaaaaaatcaatattatataagagcagtTGGTACTTTTGAgagtctgctggtgttgatccactgtgttttattatcaagtctaaagtcagtgcagttttgttttcctggaaaaatcttacaacacttcatgcttccctctgctgctgacaacttttatggagatgcagatttcattttccagcaggatttggcacactgcccacactgccaaaagtaccaattggtcttatataatattctaattttctgagtcactgatttttgggttttttattggctgtaagcaatactaatcaacaataaaatgaataaacacttaaaatagatcactctgtgtgtaatacatctatataataaatgagtttcacattttgaactgaattactgaaataaagtaacctttcaataattataagattttttgagatgcattttcaCACACTTCCTGTTATTCATCACTGATTTGttcttttaaagaaaactttttttaaaaatctgacttgtttttattgtggtatttttttATTGGGTGCAGCACACACTGAGAAAAAAACTATTTGGAATAATTATTATCAAAATCTATTTCTCGACTGTTATCAAAGGTCGATAATTACATCCTAATAACAGCTCAACTCTAAcctaaatattgttttaaaatgtttaccaTATTTCCAGATTGTCCAGCAATAAACTTGTAATTAAGTTAGTTAATGCTAGTGGCATGAATAATCATTTTTTGTGCATGTTTTCAGCATTTATCCAGTGATGTAAACATACTGTTTTATTGTATAGTGAACTGTAGTAGAGTACAGCAGTGTTGTGGTGGGATTTGTTTGTACCGTGGTACAGCATGCTTTGAGCCCCCTCTAGTGTGTAACTGGTAGGAGTAGGGGGGCTAAGGACACTACTGTGCTCTGACCCTCAGTTTACAGCATGTAAAAAATATGCGGAATAATATGCTGATATTTGGTATTAAGTTGATGCAGAAGATTTTATTGCTAATTAaagtattttctgtatttgtctGTTGCAGAACACCGTACTGGTGGAGAGCTCTAATAAAACTGGGACTCTGAACAGTAAGTGTGCTGTGTGCAGGAGTCACGTTCACCTGGTCCAGAGACACCTAGTGGATGGGAAACTCTACCACAGGAGCTGCTTCAAGTAAGACGTTTGTTTTAACTTACTTTTCTACTTCTTTGTTGATGAGAGGAGATGATTTAAATTACAGTGTATCTGCCTGTGGACCACAAGAGGGTCTTGAAGCAGCATCTGGTGGTCCACAGGCCAATCCTCAGAGGAAGGGAGTAGTCCATAATGGGCCTGAACATAATAAAACGATAAATAACAAATTTAAATCAGTATAATTAAGAAACAAGCTTAATTATGTAAAGAATTGAATAGAAATACTAACattaatagaaacacacacatttaaattatatTGCGAAAATACATAAACATGTACGGTATTCTTTAAACTATCTTACACCttcatcaacagtctattttcatgccttgcgcccgcgctgttaaaatagtgtcagagtttatgaataaatctacactgatggatgtggtggtctggaagtgaggtgtgttctggtaaatttctggtgtgtttctatatattttggtagtggaaaacacaggagctccattgactgattaaaaccctgacaacagtcaatcatcgtcagagtccattcgtataggtgctcccagcgctGCGTACACCACTGCTCAttaaacacacccaaacacaggCTCTGCAGTGTGCAAACCCAAATTTGACcaacaataaactaaataaagaataaaataacactactgttcctttaaatgagctgctgttgTATCTTCACAGCCTGAACACGCAAAAgctctgtgctgttaagatacgaatgcgccaaagtcagagctcccctgactcttaaagggaatgacaactgacacactgattggtttatttctcagtacacccaaaacacaacaatgaatacttaggagaattagtacatgcttattACTacatgctttatatatttttttgctttttctgagAAATATTTGGCACTtttttttagcgatctataggtgagacGTCAATTGCacattgtgcagctggatttagggcgtgtctgtgtgccTTTGCTATTGTAGACGGTTGCATGCATGATGAAGGTATTTGTGTTTAATCTAAACCTGATGCAAATAGAGTTCCTGCTTCTCTGCTGGAACCTGTTGATTCTTTCTTTTAAAAATAGGAAGATATGCAAATTGTAGGTAAATTTAGGTTGATCTTGTCAGTATTTTAAAACCACCATGAATACATATTCTATATGTGCAAGTGTTTGCGGACACACCTTATAATAAAAGCATTTAACCACAGATATAAAGATGAGCTTATTGGCATTTACTCGCCCAATGAGAGGCATGTTTCCTAACGctcctttcctggacagtagagacagttactccactaAAAGCAGCCTTTTATCTGATTAGACTGAATTATACAGGTTGTTTTAGCCTTTTTAAGTATACTGTATGAAGGCAGTGCAGACATTCTGCTCATAGTTTCTCTGAAGCCTCGAGGCATTTtcactataaaaaataaaaagtcctGTAACATGCAGTCCTGCTGTGACTCGCGGGATAACTCACTGCTGTGTGTGATGAAGTACAACCAGGACTGCGGTTTCGGATCACGGGTTTCAGCACCCAGGTATGCAGAAACGAAAGTAATAATGAGTAAATTCCACttgttaatgtaataaataaataagtcaattaaattaattagccATACATTATTTGTATTGGAGTTTTCGGACATCAGATCTAAATTGTTATTTACAATAGTGATTTACAAGCAATTGACAGcaataatatacataaataaaaaatgtatgaaagaaagatagaaagaaagaaagaaaaagaaaaaagagaaagaaagaaacaaagaaagagaaagaaaagaaagaaaaagaggtagAAATGGCaaagtaaaatatatgtaaacgctacaaatagaattaaaataaaataagtaaaaaaaagaaaagaagtaaagaaaaaataaaattgggTTTAGTGAATAAAAATATCTTAACATTCAATTAACTAATCaagtattaattatatatttcatattcattatttatatatatcagatattaaatatcgGATTCAAAAATCTCTACTTAAACCACAGAtgcatataatattaaaataaaggaAATCCTAGTAAATGAtgcatgcaaaaaatatatatatatatatatcaaacttAATTACTAGGAAAAATACAAATTATAAATGCTTCAAATGctacaaaataattacattaaaataaataataaaaataagtatagTGGATGAAATagcttaaattaaaataattaattaagcattatttattgtataatgtatatgttataacaaacattattaaattaatctctagcagtttaaacaataaatgaattgtacacaaaaaaatgaataatagaaaGTAGATCATAGAAAATGATGCatgcaataatattaaaaatgtattaagatttttattaatattaaaataaagatgtgcaaagtaaaacatttataaatcgTACAGATGgaatgaaattaaattataaactaaaaataataataaaataagtgtactaagaatgtaaaaagaaaatgtaatgttttttttattaaatcaataCTTTTTTTTGGTATGAACATTCTGTACGTTGATTGACTGATGATCTCATTAGCGTAATCAGATCATGATTATTGTGTATCTTGTAGTTAAACGATATAAAGCTGATTATAAACCTATTGAATACTGTGTTTCAGGTGTTCTGAGTGTTCGGCTCCTCTGAAGTCGGGCTCTTTTAAAGCGGGTCAGGAGCCGGGAACCCTGCTCTGCTCCTCCCATCACTCCACCCGCAATGGCTTCATGTCTTCACTGAAGAATCCGGGCTCTGAATCTGCTGTGGTCGGACCCAAACCTGAGACAGGAAGTGATCCAGCTCCTCCTCAGCACGTCTCGGTTCTCTCCAGCCCAGTTAAGGCCGTGCCCAGGCCGGTGGAGCCCCGCCCGGCCCCGCAGCCATGGACTGCGTCTGCGCAGAGAACGCAGGAGGCCAGACAGAGGTTCTTCCTGTCTGTAGACCCATCTCCACTTCCTTCAGTCAGTGCCAAGAGTCCATCTGATCCACCTGTAGCCCAGAACAACGTTCTGACATCTGAAGAGGAGAAGAACCGGGCCCGGGCCCTCATCACTAAGAAGCTAGCTGAAGGAAACTGCAACAATAACAACAGGGCTTACAGCTGTGGCCTCAGAACCACAGCCAGCAGCAGGTAAGACCTTTATtgctatatacaggggttggacaatgaaactgaaacacctggttttagaccacaataatttattgtggcgacggacagttcaaagttgaggtgcacattgaattctgccgtgatttgatcagccgttttatgttttttggatacaatccgggttagcacccgaacatccctttcagacagcttcctcttacagcgtccacagttaatcctgttggatgtggttggtccttcttggtggtatgctgacatttcatacatcacaaagacttactgtcttggtcacagatgctccagcaagacgtgcaccaacaatttgtcctcttttgaactctggtatgtcacccataatgttatagtgtgcattgcaatattttgagcagaactgtgctcttaccctgctaattgaaccttcacactcttctcgtactggtgcaataatgtgcaattaatgaagattggccaccaggctgctccaatttagccgtgaaacctcccacactaaaatgacaggagtttcagttttactgttcaacccctgtataatatactagtgcatgttaaaaaattagaatatcattgaaaagttactttatttcagtaattcatttaaaattgtgaaactcatatattatatagatgtagatttatttgaagtgtttatttctttttctataaaaacccaaaaatcagtgtctcaaaatttttaaatattatataggaccaattggtacttttgccagtgtgggcagtttgccaagtcctgctggaaaatgaaatctacatctccataaaagttgtcagcagacagaagcgtgaagtgctgtaagattttccaggaaagactagcacatgcccatGCCTCCTCAATCAtgtgtaaagtcagccaccgcctatttttgaactgctgctgatgcagcattaccgagtagaaTCACAgagcactctgaggaaagcgcagcgactcagttctgatacatcagctcacagacgcagccttgtgctgatcaacatcaccctttagagtgataaGGGGGAAAAGCccaatctactgtacccacccacagaaagcaaggccagttgtgctctctcggggctttggcagctgatgacgagctacatgaccaggattcgaaccagcgatctctcaaCCATAGTTGCAGCCCTTTAGACCGCTGTGTCTTTCTGCGACAGGGTGTAAGATTTGGTTCAGTTCACCACAATTTTGTGTCTTTTCAGATTACACATGAACATTTCAAAATGTATCACATCCACCCCCCAATATACAGGTTTATCTACAATCTGTATCTATCCATATTCATTCTAACAGGCTGCTGCACTCTCAGGCTGGTGCTATACAGTAGATAGCCTGTACACCTGATAAGCTGTCCTGttagtttatacagctctggaaataaagtaagagaaattaagagaccacttcagtttctgaatcagtttgtatgattttactatttataggtttatgtttgagtaaaatgaaagttgttgttttattctataaactacagacaacatttctcccaaattccaaataaaaatatttagtcgttaagagcatttatttgcagaaattgagaaatggctgcaataacaaaaaagatgctgagctttcagaccagagttcagaaatcaatatttggtggaataaccctggtttttaatcaaagtttttatgcatctttgcatgttctcctccaccagtcttacacactgcttttggataactttatgctgccactcctgttgcaaagattcaagcagttcagtttggtttgatggcttttgatcatccatcttcctcttgattatattccagagcttttcaatgtggtaaaatcaaagaaactcctcattcttatgtggtctcttatttttttttttttttctcgagcTGTATGTGTACGGAGAGTCTTTTGGAGCAGTTAATTTCCATCAGGCTGGTGATTATGCTGAGTGGGATTATGTGACTAATTCTGCTGTCATGCGTTGAGTTGAACAGACAGACGGCATCATGCAGCGTAATGCTACTGTAAACAGTAAATAATGCAGAAGACATGCTTTCCCTCAGCTCGGCAAGCAGACGCTCGGCTGATGAAGCCCCCAGCTGGAGGCAGGAGAAGCCTGGCTCAGCCGCGGCAGAGCGACGGACCAGCCGGCTTCCAGCCACCCCCTCCCCCACcgacaccagcagcagcatcatcagcGGCAGCATCAGCGGCAGCGGCACCAAGGAGTCCCTCTGGCTTAGCGCCATCAGCAAGGAGTGCACCAGACCTCCCTCGGCTCACCTCGCCGTCGCCGGAGGTACCGCCGGTGAGCGGGTGACCTTTGCTTATGTAGACCGCGGTCCGATTTTAAATGCTTTCTAAAGGTCGCAGGGGAAATATTATCATAAACATTGGCTATAAACACAGCAGACGAGTGTAGAGACACCGAACCAGCAATATAGAAAAGCGCATGCAATATTCTGCGAGGGCTTGTCCCAACCTTAGGCGTGTGTTTCATTTAGTCCATCAGAATGAGGCGGAGGAGCTCGAGATGCCGCCTGGGTTTTATTCAATACCAGCTCGACCTGTAGAGTTcagtgttttgtttattgttttatagttttatagttttatggtTTTTATTAAACAACACCTCAGCATCCAATctctataccacagcaacccctagCAACCAGAGGTGGGCCTACAATAAtagcacaaaaaaaatgttttaaacaaactagtgtatgttttttttttaatatatattttagatttttcaaagtagcaccttttgcttggGTACAAACAGCATTGCACATCTAGGCAGGAAATCTGATGCCAGGCTAAATAATTCAggagaacacaaaataaaatagttaataaataGTCTCTGGATCTGAGCTCATGATTATTCAGAAACATTATATTATAGAAGGAGAGGGACGCCtgctaattcagtgtttttgtcaAGCAGAATCACGAAAatttaaataagattttttttaagtcatttcatAATTTGggataattttaatgtttatttagattgagtATAATTACATTTGACATTTGTacacaacttaaattcagtggtttttgaTTGCACTTTTTCAGTGCACTTTAGATTAAAACTAAAATCatgcaaactataaaaaaaatcatattaaattacttggcaaacaaaaaaaaagtgttaaacaaaccagaatatgttttatattttacattcctcAAATtgtgattttctcagtcagctttgaggtagagtcacctggaattcaggctttcagttaacagctgtgctgaactcctcaaatGTTAGtaacttaaatttcttgtctcttaataaagtgtttgagagcatcagttgtaaagtagtgaagaggtagagttacaggtatacagtaaatagctataTTTGAGTTATGCTCTAAGAGCAAgtgcaagagttccctctgttgcacaggataagtttatcagctTATGCCCATGCTttctgagtattttggtttgtttaacacttttaaaggtgtccttgcactaaaatccactttttttgttttttgtgaaatacaataggtcatTGCTCGTAAAAGAAAGTGTTTGgtaaaacgagtcgatcaggaaaagcaccgtgtctacgtcaacccgtgaattagtccccgcccacctcggctcatgacagcccacaggcagagctgaatcCATGCAGTGACATTGtcttgtcagataggagctaacagcctTAGGAACCACATGGCAGTTTGTtcatgtgttatttgtgcgaatatcacatcagtgttatactgtatgctttacccagtaattcaaagCTAAAGAACGAATatttagaatttgtctatggaacaccaccagtgaagaagtacaattgagatagttAGGTAGTtgtgtatgtttaaatatttataattgttGTGCATATGTCCCAATGGTCTTTTAAATGATGTACCTAGAATTCAAGCCATAACTCAGTGagtaaattaacaaattaatggGTATTTAGAGCTTCCCATTATTccagtgttttattaatatttagtcatgaaatcaataataataaaaaaattctgtttaTGCTAGTTAATTAGAtagctagctatcttgtgtaagctgAGGTGGGTAGTcttccaggtccagaaagttcaaaaacaaaaaaaattcaccccaggtttttttttttttttgttccaaatgcCTGGGTGGCTCTGATGTGGCCCAGCCATCGAAACTGTGgggtggatatttttttttttactttctggacctggactacccacctttgTTGTAAGTAagtataggtttacataggatctccggtggattttttgattaacagagactctaagactagacacttagcagggtattacacatgttgtaaagtaacatatatgACATGTATGATATGATTTCAAAGAccgttattagtgtaaaaatgtctttattttaaaacatttctaactgttgttagTCTcgctggtgtcacagtgctgttagccaatcagaacaatATGTtagcatgtataaatattcatatgCTTACTCAGTTGCTATGTGTGAACTGTTTTGTAATGTGAAGCTGGCTTTTCTTTTgatttaaaaagcattatttGATCATATGTGACTCACGCTTATTACTTTGGTCCCATTTTCTCAACTTTTTGTCCTCCGTCTGCTCTTTCCAGCCAAAAACAGCGGGAGCAGTAAGGAGCCGGCTGAGTGGCAGCCGAAGCTGAATGCCGCTCCAAATGGACCAGGACTGAGGTAGGTTTGATCTTTCCTCGTTTATCCCTAATTCTCTCTAATCCACATGAGGGGAGAGGCAGGCGCGCGTCACCCGGGGTGAACACCACCACGACACTTCAGAGCAGAGTGCTGACAGCAGGGCCTTCTCATGTATGTCTCCTCCCAGCCGACGCCGCCTCCCTCCAGCCCCCAGAATCTCAGTAGTGATGGACTGCCTGCGAGTGCAGCCGCTCACTCTGTCCCCCGTCCTCACCAGCCCCAAGGAGTGCTGCGCCTGACCGTGCGCCTAGTTCTGACTTTACTCTTACCTCTGCTGCTTTTATAATGTTGGAAAAAAGGTGAGGTGCTTCATTTAAAATGATAGACACTgagtttaggcctgtcacaataatgatGTTATTGATTTAGTGTACAGTGCTGGTATATAAATTTAACCTCAGTTTTGCccattaaaacaaatacaaattaacTGGTATAGAAACTTTgtgtaaaaacataaaatagtttattttatatatttaatttatatattgtatttttaatcattttaataatttctaGCCCTTTATCAGGCTTTAGGAGTGTCAACTAGAGTAAATAAATGCAGTATTTGTTATACAGTAActgcaattaaatt
Proteins encoded in this window:
- the micall2a gene encoding MICAL-like protein 2a isoform X3, with the protein product MAAIKALQQWCKLQCDGYRDVSIINMTTSFRDGLAFCALIHKFRPDLIKFETLSKDNVYDNNHLAFRVAEDHLGIPALLDAEDMVALPVPDRLSILTYVSQYYNYFSGRSPTGGVGGVKRPAEGSKEEPSEKKNLPVVAKTFNPQALPENRPPSSSASSKAPRELHRPAILIQNSSSSEKHTSTPLTQKPAVENRPASTHIQKHSAPSVSPSRIRVSPKPDRASEKNTVLVESSNKTGTLNSKCAVCRSHVHLVQRHLVDGKLYHRSCFKCSECSAPLKSGSFKAGQEPGTLLCSSHHSTRNGFMSSLKNPGSESAVVGPKPETGSDPAPPQHVSVLSSPVKAVPRPVEPRPAPQPWTASAQRTQEARQRFFLSVDPSPLPSVSAKSPSDPPVAQNNVLTSEEEKNRARALITKKLAEGNCNNNNRAYSCGLRTTASSSSASRRSADEAPSWRQEKPGSAAAERRTSRLPATPSPTDTSSSIISGSISGSGTKESLWLSAISKECTRPPSAHLAVAGGTAAKNSGSSKEPAEWQPKLNAAPNGPGLRICSAAEINTVTPEKNKICNHLNDQNTPPAPVLPVSTPTRPVSDQNTDKSPLPDQPLHSPAGRGYRSGNSKEVPSHQLPQEVSSSQSESLKPKPPSPKRTKNGVSTEPGSENGNVFFTSSLPPETLSPSMKSHHIPMEQISQELQEIEERLGDLEKEGIDLEGRLRRCEEEGSGDILMDPLIVDWFNLIRKKQSFIRRESELMYIAKTQDLEEQQPGVEGELRRLINKPEHLKSTAERKREAYLMNRLVEIVNDRNAIVEGLEEDRLREEEEDQQLNEMMQRLGLKKLKNKRKSSFSKLFRRRSKKVLVEKSSG
- the micall2a gene encoding MICAL-like protein 2a isoform X2, whose protein sequence is MAAIKALQQWCKLQCDGYRDVSIINMTTSFRDGLAFCALIHKFRPDLIKFETLSKDNVYDNNHLAFRVAEDHLGIPALLDAEDMVALPVPDRLSILTYVSQYYNYFSGRSPTGGVGGVKRPAEGSKEEPSEKKNLPVVAKTFNPQALPENRPPSSSASSKAPRELHRPAILIQNSSSSEKHTSTPLTQKPAVENRPASTHIQKHSAPSVSPSRIRVSPKPDRASEKNTVLVESSNKTGTLNSKCAVCRSHVHLVQRHLVDGKLYHRSCFKCSECSAPLKSGSFKAGQEPGTLLCSSHHSTRNGFMSSLKNPGSESAVVGPKPETGSDPAPPQHVSVLSSPVKAVPRPVEPRPAPQPWTASAQRTQEARQRFFLSVDPSPLPSVSAKSPSDPPVAQNNVLTSEEEKNRARALITKKLAEGNCNNNNRAYSCGLRTTASSSSASRRSADEAPSWRQEKPGSAAAERRTSRLPATPSPTDTSSSIISGSISGSGTKESLWLSAISKECTRPPSAHLAVAGGTAAKNSGSSKEPAEWQPKLNAAPNGPGLRICSAAEINTVTPEKNKICNHLNDQNTPPAPVLPVSTPTRPVSDQNTDKSPLPDQPLHSPAGRASKCEIPIGSSPNWKVPTAEKQPGLFIESSYRSGNSKEVPSHQLPQEVSSSQSESLKPKPPSPKRTKNGVSTEPGSENGNVFFTSSLPPETLSPSMKSHHIPMEQISQELQEIEERLGDLEKEGIDLEGRLRRCEEEGSGDILMDPLIVDWFNLIRKKQSFIRRESELMYIAKTQDLEEQQPGVEGELRRLINKPEHLKSTAERKREAYLMNRLVEIVNDRNAIVEGLEEDRLREEEEDQQLNEMMQRLGLKKLKNKRKSSFSKLFRRRSKKVLVEKSSG
- the micall2a gene encoding MICAL-like protein 2a isoform X1; the encoded protein is MAAIKALQQWCKLQCDGYRDVSIINMTTSFRDGLAFCALIHKFRPDLIKFETLSKDNVYDNNHLAFRVAEDHLGIPALLDAEDMVALPVPDRLSILTYVSQYYNYFSGRSPTGGVGGVKRPAEGSKEEPSEKKNLPVVAKTFNPQALPENRPPSSSASSKAPRELHRPAILIQNSSSSEKHTSTPLTQKPAVENRPASTHIQKHSAPSVSPSRIRVSPKPDRASEKNTVLVESSNKTGTLNSKCAVCRSHVHLVQRHLVDGKLYHRSCFKCSECSAPLKSGSFKAGQEPGTLLCSSHHSTRNGFMSSLKNPGSESAVVGPKPETGSDPAPPQHVSVLSSPVKAVPRPVEPRPAPQPWTASAQRTQEARQRFFLSVDPSPLPSVSAKSPSDPPVAQNNVLTSEEEKNRARALITKKLAEGNCNNNNRAYSCGLRTTASSSSASRRSADEAPSWRQEKPGSAAAERRTSRLPATPSPTDTSSSIISGSISGSGTKESLWLSAISKECTRPPSAHLAVAGGTAAKNSGSSKEPAEWQPKLNAAPNGPGLRICSAAEINTVTPEKNKICNHLNDQNTPPAPVLPVSTPTRPVSDQNTDKSPLPDQPLHSPAGRGFKSEPHTPASSQSGNTWSANSSPTKPPNPVYPASAESRRGSAGRASKCEIPIGSSPNWKVPTAEKQPGLFIESSYRSGNSKEVPSHQLPQEVSSSQSESLKPKPPSPKRTKNGVSTEPGSENGNVFFTSSLPPETLSPSMKSHHIPMEQISQELQEIEERLGDLEKEGIDLEGRLRRCEEEGSGDILMDPLIVDWFNLIRKKQSFIRRESELMYIAKTQDLEEQQPGVEGELRRLINKPEHLKSTAERKREAYLMNRLVEIVNDRNAIVEGLEEDRLREEEEDQQLNEMMQRLGLKKLKNKRKSSFSKLFRRRSKKVLVEKSSG